TCATTATGGATGACGGCGGCGGCCTGCGGAGCCTTGGTGCCTTCGGTAATGGTCCAGGCCCGCGTCTCCTTCGGCCCTACGGTGAAGTAGGTGCTCAGGCCCAGCAGGCGGTAGCCTGCGGCAATGACGCGGTCGAGCCCGCTATCCTTCAGGCCAAGGCCTTCAAGGAACTCGACCCGGTCTTCAGCGCCCAGCTGGCTCACTTCGGCCTCGATCGCGGCGGAGACAACAACCATTGCCGCCCCTTCCTCTTCCGCCCGCTTGCGCACGCGCTCGGAAAATTCGTTGCCGGTGGCTGCCGAGGCTTCATCCACGTTGCACACATACAGCACGGGCTTCGAGGTCATGAGCTGCAGGCGGCGCACTGCCTCCTCCTGCCCCGCCGGGATTGCCTTGCGTGCGGGCAGGCCCTCACGCAGGGCTTCGATCAGCGGCTCCATCAGTTCAACCTGGGCTGCGGCCTCGCGGTCATTGCCGCGTGCCTTCTTCTGGAGCGCCACGATCCGCTTCTCCAGCGATTCGAGGTCGGCCAGCATCAGTTCGGTCTCGATGATCTCGGCATCGCGGATGGGGTCCACGCCACCTTCCACATGGGTGATGTCATCATCTTCAAAGCAGCGCAGCACGTGGATGATGGCATCCACCTCGCGGATATTGGCCAGGAACTGGTTGCCCAGTCCCTCCCCGCGCGAGGCACCGCGCACCAGGCCCGCGATATCGACGAATTCGAGGCTGGTGGGCAGGATCTTCTGTGATTTGCCAATCCGCGCCAGTTCCGCCAGCCGCGCATCGGGCACGGCCACGCGCCCGACATTGGGCTCGATGGTG
This is a stretch of genomic DNA from Komagataeibacter xylinus. It encodes these proteins:
- the ychF gene encoding redox-regulated ATPase YchF produces the protein MGFNCGIVGLPNVGKSTLFNALTETASAQAANYPFCTIEPNVGRVAVPDARLAELARIGKSQKILPTSLEFVDIAGLVRGASRGEGLGNQFLANIREVDAIIHVLRCFEDDDITHVEGGVDPIRDAEIIETELMLADLESLEKRIVALQKKARGNDREAAAQVELMEPLIEALREGLPARKAIPAGQEEAVRRLQLMTSKPVLYVCNVDEASAATGNEFSERVRKRAEEEGAAMVVVSAAIEAEVSQLGAEDRVEFLEGLGLKDSGLDRVIAAGYRLLGLSTYFTVGPKETRAWTITEGTKAPQAAAVIHNDFERGFIACETIAYDDYIACNGEAGAREAGKLRIEGRDYVVQDGDVLLFRFNV